In Pseudonocardia sp. C8, one genomic interval encodes:
- a CDS encoding aminotransferase class V-fold PLP-dependent enzyme, giving the protein MTAVLLQDAVRTTAARATALPRVVGAELTVPLVDGTRVRYCDLDSAASAPALEAVAAHVAEVLPYYGSVHRGAGWTSRVCTSLVESARADVARFVRARPDDCVVFTRNTTDALGLLARAVPGPVVTLDLEHHATLLAWRDGEHRVVRAARTITATLDALRAELAARPDAALVAVTGASNVTGELLPVARIVEIAHAAGARVCVDAAQLAPHRRVDLAGWGANYVALSGHKLYAPYGAGALVGRRDWLDAAEPHVAGGGAVRAVTVEDGRAGTAWLPAPQRHEGGTPNVLGAAALGAACRALDPIVDDVVPAHERELAARLHAGLARVPGLRVLSCFATDPGEAADRTATVSFVLDDLPSGLVAAALSAEHGIGVRDGRFCAHPLLERLTGGRDAVRVSLGLRTTADDVDRLVTALNRLVRRGPEWTYAIVGGRWSPTPDPRPADPFGLGETAGPAGCDR; this is encoded by the coding sequence ATGACCGCTGTCCTGCTGCAGGACGCCGTCCGCACCACCGCCGCCCGTGCCACCGCGCTGCCGCGCGTGGTGGGTGCCGAGCTGACCGTCCCGCTCGTCGACGGCACCCGGGTCCGCTACTGCGACCTCGACTCCGCGGCGTCGGCGCCGGCGCTGGAGGCCGTCGCCGCGCACGTCGCCGAGGTGTTGCCGTACTACGGCAGCGTGCACCGTGGCGCCGGCTGGACCTCCCGGGTCTGCACGTCGCTGGTGGAGAGCGCCCGGGCCGACGTCGCCCGCTTCGTCCGGGCCCGGCCGGACGACTGCGTCGTGTTCACCCGCAACACCACCGACGCGCTCGGCCTGCTCGCCCGGGCGGTGCCGGGCCCGGTCGTCACCCTGGACCTGGAGCACCACGCGACGCTGCTGGCCTGGCGCGACGGCGAGCACCGGGTCGTCCGCGCCGCCCGGACGATCACCGCGACCCTGGACGCGCTGCGCGCCGAGCTGGCCGCCCGGCCGGACGCGGCCCTGGTCGCGGTGACCGGGGCGTCCAACGTGACCGGGGAGCTGCTGCCGGTCGCGCGGATCGTGGAGATCGCGCACGCCGCGGGCGCCCGGGTGTGCGTGGACGCCGCGCAGCTCGCCCCGCACCGCCGCGTCGACCTCGCCGGGTGGGGAGCCAACTACGTCGCGCTGTCCGGGCACAAGCTCTACGCGCCGTACGGCGCCGGCGCCCTCGTCGGGCGCCGGGACTGGCTGGACGCCGCGGAGCCGCACGTGGCAGGCGGCGGCGCGGTCCGCGCGGTGACCGTCGAGGACGGGCGCGCCGGGACGGCGTGGCTGCCCGCGCCGCAGCGGCACGAGGGCGGCACGCCGAACGTGCTGGGCGCGGCCGCGCTGGGCGCCGCGTGCCGGGCGCTCGACCCGATCGTCGACGACGTCGTGCCCGCGCACGAGCGGGAGCTGGCGGCCCGGCTGCACGCCGGTCTGGCGCGCGTGCCCGGGCTGCGGGTCCTGTCCTGCTTCGCCACCGACCCCGGCGAGGCCGCCGACCGGACCGCGACCGTGTCGTTCGTCCTCGACGACCTGCCGTCCGGGCTGGTCGCGGCGGCGCTGTCGGCCGAGCACGGCATCGGGGTGCGCGACGGCCGGTTCTGCGCGCACCCGCTGCTGGAGCGGCTCACCGGCGGGCGGGACGCGGTCCGGGTCAGCCTGGGCCTGCGCACCACCGCCGACGACGTCGACCGGCTGGTCACCGCGCT
- a CDS encoding isoprenyl transferase, translating to MPFQPPPPHPSGARPPAVPPELVPRHIALVMDGNGRWANARGLPRTEGHKRGEASLMDVARGCIDVGVQWLSAYAFSTENWRRSPDEVRFLMGFNRDVIRRRVDEMHAMGVRVRWAGRRPRLWRSVIKELEVAEEKTKHNDVLNLTMCVNYGGRAEIVDSVRQIARLAAEGRINPDRIDERMLARHLDEPDMPDVDLFVRSSGEQRTSNFLLWQSAYAEMVFLDTLFPDFDRRHIWQAIEIYARRDRRFGGASERSAGGASIDTERSAGGASVDTERSAGGASIDTERSAGMDTGAAGVSS from the coding sequence GTGCCGTTCCAGCCACCCCCGCCGCACCCGTCCGGCGCGCGGCCGCCGGCCGTCCCGCCGGAGCTGGTGCCGCGTCACATCGCCCTCGTGATGGACGGCAACGGCCGCTGGGCCAACGCCCGCGGGCTGCCCCGCACGGAGGGCCACAAGCGGGGCGAGGCGTCCCTGATGGACGTCGCCCGCGGCTGCATCGACGTCGGCGTGCAGTGGCTGTCGGCGTACGCGTTCTCCACCGAGAACTGGCGGCGCAGCCCGGACGAGGTCCGGTTCCTGATGGGCTTCAACCGCGACGTCATCCGCCGCCGGGTGGACGAGATGCACGCGATGGGCGTGCGGGTCCGGTGGGCCGGCCGGCGTCCGCGGCTCTGGCGTTCGGTGATCAAGGAGCTCGAGGTCGCCGAGGAGAAGACGAAGCACAACGACGTCCTCAACCTGACCATGTGCGTGAACTACGGCGGCCGGGCCGAGATCGTCGACTCGGTCCGCCAGATCGCCCGGCTGGCCGCCGAGGGCCGGATCAACCCCGACCGGATCGACGAGCGGATGCTGGCCCGCCACCTCGACGAGCCGGACATGCCCGACGTCGACCTGTTCGTGCGGTCGTCCGGGGAGCAGCGGACGTCGAACTTCCTGCTCTGGCAGAGCGCCTACGCCGAGATGGTCTTCCTGGACACGCTGTTCCCGGACTTCGACCGCCGGCACATCTGGCAGGCCATCGAGATCTACGCGCGGCGGGACCGGCGGTTCGGTGGGGCTTCCGAGCGGAGCGCAGGCGGAGCGAGCATCGATACCGAGCGGAGCGCAGGCGGAGCGAGCGTCGATACCGAGCGGAGCGCAGGCGGAGCGAGCATCGATACCGAGCGGAGCGCAGGCATGGACACCGGCGCTGCGGGGGTCAGCTCGTGA
- the recO gene encoding DNA repair protein RecO, whose protein sequence is MAQLYRDTGMVLRVQKLGEADRIITLLTKQRGKIRVVAKGVRRTRSRWGARLEPFNHVDVQCYTGRTLDVVTQAQTVDAFAPAVVADWSAYSCGCAILETADRLVSEEGEPALRVYLLLLGATRALADGVREPALVLDAFLLRAMSHAGWAPSLSDCARCATPGPHRAFTVAGGGMVCPRCRPPGSVTPAAETVALLEALLHGDWATADASGAPTRREASGLVAAHLQWHLERQLRSLPLVDRRSARRAAAGARYDPVIEGTPSPSTER, encoded by the coding sequence ATGGCCCAGCTCTACCGCGACACCGGCATGGTGCTGCGCGTGCAGAAGCTCGGCGAGGCCGACCGGATCATCACGCTGCTGACCAAGCAGCGCGGCAAGATCCGGGTGGTGGCCAAGGGCGTCCGACGGACCCGGTCGCGGTGGGGTGCGCGGCTGGAGCCGTTCAACCACGTCGACGTCCAGTGCTACACCGGCCGCACGCTCGACGTCGTCACCCAGGCCCAGACCGTCGACGCGTTCGCGCCCGCCGTCGTCGCCGACTGGTCGGCCTACTCGTGCGGTTGCGCGATCCTGGAGACCGCCGACCGGCTGGTGTCCGAGGAGGGGGAGCCGGCGCTGCGGGTGTACCTGCTGCTGCTGGGCGCGACCCGGGCGCTGGCCGACGGCGTCCGCGAGCCGGCGCTGGTGCTCGACGCGTTCCTGCTGCGGGCGATGAGCCACGCCGGGTGGGCGCCGTCGCTGTCGGACTGCGCCCGCTGCGCGACCCCGGGGCCGCACCGGGCGTTCACCGTCGCCGGGGGCGGGATGGTGTGCCCGCGGTGCCGGCCGCCCGGCTCGGTCACCCCGGCCGCCGAGACGGTCGCGCTGCTGGAGGCCCTGCTGCACGGCGACTGGGCCACCGCGGACGCGTCCGGCGCGCCGACCCGCCGCGAGGCCAGCGGGCTGGTGGCGGCGCACCTGCAGTGGCACCTGGAGCGGCAGCTGCGCTCGCTGCCGCTCGTGGACCGCCGCTCCGCCCGGCGGGCCGCGGCGGGGGCTCGTTACGATCCCGTGATCGAGGGGACCCCCAGCCCGTCGACGGAGAGGTAG
- the era gene encoding GTPase Era, with translation MTGTGVGGHDPDGFRSGFACFVGRPNAGKSTLTNALVGQKIAITSSRPQTTRHAIRGIVHRDDAQIVLVDTPGLHRPRTLLGSRLNDLVRETWAEVDVVGFCVPADEKVGRGDRFIADELRKVAAHTPVIAVVTKTDLARPEQVAERLAEVAALMDFTEVVPTSARSGFQVALLADLLVAQLPEGPQLYPDGDLTDEPEETLIAELVREAALEGVRDELPHSIAVVVEEMIEKENLLEIHAIIFVERTSQKGIVIGRGGARLKQVGSDARRQIEKLLGTRVYLDLHVKIAENWQRDPKQLRKLGF, from the coding sequence GTGACCGGCACCGGGGTGGGCGGGCACGACCCCGACGGCTTCCGGTCCGGGTTCGCCTGCTTCGTCGGGCGGCCCAACGCCGGCAAGTCCACCCTGACCAACGCCCTGGTCGGCCAGAAGATCGCGATCACGTCGTCGCGGCCGCAGACCACGCGGCACGCGATCCGCGGCATCGTGCACCGCGACGACGCGCAGATCGTGCTGGTCGACACCCCCGGGCTGCACCGGCCGCGTACCCTGCTCGGGTCCCGGCTCAACGACCTGGTCCGGGAGACGTGGGCCGAGGTCGACGTCGTCGGGTTCTGCGTGCCGGCCGACGAGAAGGTCGGCCGGGGCGACCGGTTCATCGCCGACGAGCTGCGCAAGGTCGCCGCGCACACCCCGGTGATCGCGGTCGTCACCAAGACCGACCTCGCGCGGCCGGAGCAGGTGGCCGAGCGGCTCGCCGAGGTCGCCGCGCTGATGGACTTCACCGAGGTCGTGCCGACCTCGGCGCGGTCCGGGTTCCAGGTGGCGCTGCTGGCGGACCTGCTGGTCGCGCAGCTGCCGGAGGGCCCGCAGCTCTACCCGGACGGCGACCTCACCGACGAGCCCGAGGAGACCCTGATCGCCGAGCTCGTCCGCGAGGCGGCGCTGGAGGGCGTGCGGGACGAGCTGCCGCACTCGATCGCCGTCGTCGTCGAGGAGATGATCGAGAAGGAGAACCTCCTCGAGATCCACGCGATCATCTTCGTCGAGCGGACGTCGCAGAAGGGCATCGTGATCGGCCGCGGCGGCGCGCGGCTCAAGCAGGTCGGGTCGGACGCCCGCCGGCAGATCGAGAAGCTGCTGGGCACCCGGGTGTACCTCGACCTGCACGTGAAGATCGCGGAGAACTGGCAGCGGGACCCCAAGCAGCTGCGCAAGCTGGGCTTCTGA
- the lhgO gene encoding L-2-hydroxyglutarate oxidase, whose product MAGSDRPAGGLPATPSYDLVVVGGGIVGLATAYAATANGLSVAVVEREPRLANHQTGNNSNVIHSGLYYAPGGYKARLAVAGCAETVAFCREHDLPHQVCGKLVVATEPEELPRLDELARRGTANGVENHRLDEHGIAEYEPDVRGLAALWVPSTGICDYRAIAEKLGELVEKDGGEVHLGRSVTGFARRPSDVVVRTDAGDLLGTRVVVCGGLRCDELARLAGADPGVRIIPFRGEYSGFSERAASLVRGLIYPVPDPAFPFLGVHATRGIDGHVHAGPNAVLAMAREGYDWRTIKPKELLGTLTYPGMLKVAQRHWRYGIGEVQRSLSRKAMVRQIQRMLPDVRAEDLHPAGAGVRAQAVKADGTLVDDFLFLDQPGPDGAGRAGSILHVLNAPSPAATAALPIGREILGRLGAA is encoded by the coding sequence ATGGCAGGAAGTGACCGTCCCGCCGGGGGACTGCCCGCGACACCGTCCTACGACCTCGTGGTCGTCGGCGGCGGGATCGTCGGGCTGGCCACCGCGTACGCCGCGACGGCGAACGGGCTGAGCGTCGCCGTCGTCGAGCGGGAGCCGCGGCTGGCGAACCACCAGACGGGCAACAACTCCAACGTCATCCACTCGGGCCTCTACTACGCGCCGGGCGGCTACAAGGCCCGCCTCGCGGTGGCCGGGTGCGCCGAGACCGTCGCGTTCTGCCGCGAGCACGACCTGCCGCACCAGGTGTGCGGCAAGCTCGTCGTCGCGACCGAGCCGGAGGAGCTGCCCCGGCTCGACGAGCTGGCCCGCCGCGGCACCGCCAACGGCGTCGAGAACCACCGGCTCGACGAGCACGGCATCGCCGAGTACGAGCCGGACGTCCGCGGCCTCGCCGCGCTGTGGGTGCCCTCGACCGGCATCTGCGACTACCGCGCGATCGCCGAGAAGCTCGGCGAGCTGGTCGAGAAGGACGGCGGCGAGGTGCACCTGGGCCGCAGCGTCACCGGGTTCGCCCGGCGGCCCTCGGACGTGGTCGTGCGCACCGACGCCGGTGACCTGCTCGGCACCCGGGTCGTGGTCTGCGGCGGGCTGCGCTGCGACGAGCTCGCCCGGCTCGCCGGCGCCGACCCCGGCGTGCGGATCATCCCGTTCCGCGGCGAGTACTCCGGGTTCTCCGAACGGGCCGCGTCGCTGGTCCGCGGGCTGATCTACCCGGTGCCGGACCCGGCGTTCCCGTTCCTCGGGGTGCACGCCACCCGCGGCATCGACGGCCACGTGCACGCCGGCCCGAACGCCGTCCTGGCGATGGCCCGCGAAGGCTACGACTGGAGGACGATCAAGCCGAAGGAGCTGCTCGGGACCCTCACCTACCCGGGCATGCTCAAGGTCGCCCAGCGGCACTGGCGCTACGGCATCGGCGAGGTGCAGCGCTCGCTGTCGCGCAAGGCCATGGTCCGCCAGATCCAGCGGATGCTGCCCGACGTGCGGGCCGAGGACCTGCACCCGGCCGGCGCGGGCGTCCGCGCCCAGGCGGTGAAGGCCGACGGCACCCTGGTCGACGACTTCCTGTTCCTCGACCAGCCGGGCCCGGACGGCGCGGGCCGGGCCGGCTCGATCCTGCACGTGCTCAACGCGCCGTCCCCGGCGGCGACCGCGGCGCTGCCGATCGGGCGCGAGATCCTGGGCCGGCTGGGCGCGGCGTGA
- a CDS encoding hemolysin family protein: MSTTWLIVSTVLLVLVAGIFAAADSALMSISRARVDAVVRAGRAGGRALAAVVADRPRHVNLLMLLRVTCETVAVILLAVALAPAFSAPWIGLTLTGVIMVLASYVLIGVGPRTLGRQHPYRIGLALAGPVRALGTVLSPLSKLLILLGNAITPGPGFRDGPFSTEVELRELVDMASNRGVVDEGERKMIHSVFELGETPVREIMVPRPDVIWAERDTPVDKVLRLALKSGYSRIPVLGEGIDDVIGIAYLKDLVRARDDTQFRGAPPKSLLEIIRPAAFVPDSKRSDELMREMQRSRNHMAVVVDEYGGTAGVVTIEDILEEIVGEITDEYDTEEVPEVVEAPDGAFRVAARLPVEDLQELFAGRFRDTPREDDLREALESADVDTVGGLLAQRLGKVPLPGATADLDDLLRLQGEGGKDARGRIRITSVLVSPLQPAETDGTDDAAGAAPDPSADDATEHARAERS; this comes from the coding sequence GTGAGCACCACCTGGCTGATCGTCTCCACGGTCCTGCTCGTCCTGGTCGCCGGGATCTTCGCCGCCGCCGACTCGGCCCTGATGTCGATCTCGCGGGCCCGGGTGGACGCGGTCGTGCGGGCCGGGCGCGCCGGTGGCCGGGCGCTCGCCGCGGTCGTCGCGGACCGGCCGCGGCACGTCAACCTGCTGATGCTGCTGCGGGTGACCTGCGAGACCGTCGCCGTGATCCTGCTGGCGGTGGCGCTCGCGCCGGCGTTCTCCGCACCCTGGATCGGGCTCACGCTGACCGGTGTGATCATGGTGCTGGCCAGCTACGTGCTGATCGGGGTCGGCCCGCGCACGCTGGGCCGCCAGCACCCGTACCGGATCGGGCTGGCGCTGGCCGGGCCGGTCCGGGCACTGGGCACCGTGCTGTCGCCGCTGTCGAAGCTGCTGATCCTGCTCGGCAACGCGATCACCCCCGGCCCCGGGTTCCGGGACGGCCCGTTCTCCACCGAGGTCGAGCTGCGTGAGCTCGTCGACATGGCCAGCAATCGCGGGGTCGTCGACGAGGGCGAGCGCAAGATGATCCACTCGGTGTTCGAGCTGGGCGAGACCCCGGTCCGGGAGATCATGGTGCCGCGGCCGGACGTGATCTGGGCCGAGCGGGACACCCCGGTGGACAAGGTGCTGCGGCTGGCGCTCAAGAGCGGCTACTCGCGGATCCCGGTGCTCGGCGAGGGCATCGACGACGTCATCGGCATCGCCTACCTCAAGGATCTGGTCCGGGCCCGGGACGACACCCAGTTCCGCGGCGCGCCCCCGAAGTCGCTGCTGGAGATCATCCGGCCGGCGGCGTTCGTGCCGGACTCCAAGCGCAGCGACGAGCTGATGCGCGAGATGCAGCGCAGCCGCAACCACATGGCCGTCGTCGTCGACGAGTACGGCGGCACCGCCGGGGTGGTGACGATCGAGGACATCCTCGAGGAGATCGTCGGTGAGATCACCGACGAGTACGACACCGAGGAGGTCCCCGAGGTCGTCGAGGCGCCGGACGGGGCGTTCCGGGTCGCGGCGCGGCTGCCCGTGGAGGACCTGCAGGAGCTGTTCGCCGGCCGCTTCCGCGACACCCCGCGGGAGGACGACCTGCGCGAGGCGCTGGAGTCCGCGGACGTCGACACGGTCGGCGGCCTGCTGGCCCAGCGGCTCGGGAAGGTCCCCCTGCCCGGCGCGACCGCCGACCTCGACGACCTGCTGCGGCTGCAGGGCGAGGGCGGCAAGGACGCGCGCGGCCGCATCCGGATCACGTCGGTGCTGGTCAGTCCGCTGCAGCCGGCCGAGACCGACGGCACCGACGATGCGGCCGGCGCGGCGCCCGACCCGTCCGCGGACGACGCCACCGAGCACGCCCGCGCCGAACGAAGCTGA
- the ybeY gene encoding rRNA maturation RNase YbeY, with translation MSIEVVNESGIAIDEAQIGSVARYALDAMKVNPAAELAITAIPLDAMEELHVRWMDEPGPTDVMAFPMDSLAEDGRRPDAPDLGPALLGDVVLCPAFARDQARKAGHTLADELHLLTVHGILHLLGYDHLEPEDEREMFALQNRLLVRWREDRARARARDAQRRSDDRLLGAAGFEEEPGR, from the coding sequence GTGAGCATCGAGGTCGTCAACGAGTCCGGGATCGCGATCGACGAGGCACAGATCGGGTCGGTCGCCCGGTACGCGCTGGACGCGATGAAGGTGAACCCGGCTGCGGAGCTGGCGATCACGGCCATCCCGCTGGACGCGATGGAGGAGCTGCACGTCCGCTGGATGGACGAGCCCGGCCCCACCGACGTCATGGCGTTCCCGATGGACTCGCTCGCCGAGGACGGGCGGCGCCCCGACGCCCCCGACCTGGGCCCGGCCCTGCTGGGCGACGTCGTCCTCTGCCCGGCGTTCGCCCGCGACCAGGCCCGCAAGGCCGGGCACACCCTGGCCGACGAGCTCCACCTGCTGACCGTGCACGGCATCCTGCACCTGCTCGGCTACGACCACCTGGAGCCCGAGGACGAGCGCGAGATGTTCGCGCTGCAGAACCGCCTGCTGGTGCGCTGGCGCGAGGACCGGGCCCGGGCCCGCGCCCGGGATGCCCAGCGGCGCAGTGACGACCGCCTGCTCGGAGCCGCCGGCTTCGAGGAGGAACCCGGCCGGTGA
- a CDS encoding PhoH family protein: MRSDADPGGTVRSTMAVPDTALLALLGSRDESLRAAEDELSADVHVRGNELTLSGDPAEVAFAERVFAELITLAGRGQLVGADTVRRTVQMLSAEGTAEAGRLGESPAEVLSLDILSRRGKTIRPKTLNQKRYVDSIDAHTIVFGIGPAGTGKTYLAMAKAVQALQAKQVTRIILTRPAVEAGERLGYLPGTLFEKIDPYLRPLYDALHDMIDPETIPKLMAAGTIEVAPLAYMRGRTLNDAFIILDEAQNTTPEQMKMFLTRLGFGSKIVVTGDITQVDLPGNSRSGLAVVQEILDGVDDVHFAELDSADVVRHRLVTDIVDAYARFDAVANRRAAMNAGTGAPRNGPQARQGGRRR; the protein is encoded by the coding sequence CTGCGGTCCGACGCAGATCCGGGCGGGACCGTCCGGTCGACGATGGCAGTGCCGGACACCGCCCTGCTCGCCCTGCTCGGCTCCCGTGACGAGAGCCTGCGCGCCGCCGAGGACGAGCTCAGCGCCGACGTGCACGTGCGCGGCAACGAGCTGACGCTCTCCGGGGACCCGGCGGAGGTCGCGTTCGCCGAGCGCGTCTTCGCCGAGCTCATCACCCTGGCCGGCCGCGGTCAGCTGGTCGGCGCGGACACGGTGCGGCGCACCGTGCAGATGCTCTCGGCGGAGGGCACGGCCGAGGCCGGCCGCCTCGGCGAGTCCCCGGCCGAGGTGCTGAGCCTCGACATCCTGTCCCGGCGCGGCAAGACCATCCGGCCCAAGACGCTCAACCAGAAGCGCTACGTCGACTCCATCGACGCGCACACGATCGTGTTCGGGATCGGCCCGGCCGGTACCGGCAAGACCTACCTGGCGATGGCCAAGGCCGTCCAGGCGCTGCAGGCCAAGCAGGTCACCCGGATCATCCTGACCCGCCCGGCGGTCGAGGCGGGGGAGCGGCTCGGCTACCTGCCGGGCACGCTGTTCGAGAAGATCGACCCGTACCTGCGGCCGCTGTACGACGCGCTGCACGACATGATCGACCCGGAGACGATCCCGAAGCTGATGGCGGCCGGGACGATCGAGGTCGCGCCGCTGGCCTACATGCGGGGACGGACGCTCAACGACGCGTTCATCATCCTCGACGAGGCGCAGAACACGACGCCCGAGCAGATGAAGATGTTCCTCACCCGGCTCGGCTTCGGTTCGAAGATCGTGGTGACCGGTGACATCACCCAGGTCGACCTGCCCGGCAACTCCCGGTCCGGGCTCGCCGTCGTGCAGGAGATCCTGGACGGCGTCGACGACGTGCACTTCGCCGAGCTCGACAGCGCCGACGTCGTCCGGCACCGGCTGGTCACTGACATCGTGGACGCCTACGCCCGGTTCGACGCCGTCGCCAATCGCCGCGCGGCGATGAACGCCGGTACCGGTGCGCCGCGCAACGGTCCGCAGGCCCGGCAGGGCGGGCGCCGCCGCTGA
- a CDS encoding 16S rRNA (uracil(1498)-N(3))-methyltransferase, whose translation MTTAPLFLVDDVATLPAPGGETLLDGPEGRHAATVRRLRPGEALVLSDGRGGLAHAEAVAVAGRDALSVRLTAVTRVPPPAVRVVVAQALVKGDRGELAVETATEAGADGFLPWKAARCVARWDDGPRGAKALARWRSTVREAAKQARRPWQPEVGEPVTTAQLARRVAGADRALVLHESAEPGLAEVGLPDAGEVLLAVGPEGGVDDHELGLLTEAGAVPVRMGPEVLRASTAACVALGALAVRTGRWTRAAGIDG comes from the coding sequence GTGACCACCGCCCCGCTGTTCCTGGTCGACGACGTCGCGACGCTGCCCGCGCCCGGCGGCGAGACGCTGCTGGACGGCCCGGAGGGGCGGCACGCCGCGACCGTGCGCCGGCTCCGGCCGGGCGAGGCCCTGGTGCTCTCCGACGGCCGGGGTGGGCTCGCGCACGCGGAGGCGGTCGCCGTCGCCGGCCGGGACGCGCTGTCGGTCCGGCTGACCGCGGTCACCCGCGTGCCCCCGCCCGCGGTGCGGGTCGTCGTCGCGCAGGCGCTGGTCAAGGGCGATCGCGGCGAGCTGGCCGTCGAGACCGCGACCGAGGCCGGCGCCGACGGGTTCCTGCCCTGGAAGGCGGCGCGCTGCGTGGCCCGCTGGGACGACGGCCCGCGCGGCGCCAAGGCGCTCGCCCGGTGGCGCTCGACGGTCCGCGAGGCCGCCAAGCAGGCCCGCCGCCCGTGGCAGCCCGAGGTCGGCGAGCCGGTGACCACGGCCCAGCTCGCCCGGCGCGTCGCCGGCGCCGACCGGGCGCTGGTCCTGCACGAGTCCGCGGAGCCCGGGCTCGCCGAGGTCGGCCTCCCGGACGCCGGTGAGGTGCTGCTCGCGGTCGGCCCGGAGGGCGGCGTCGACGACCACGAGCTCGGCCTGCTCACCGAGGCCGGCGCGGTCCCCGTGCGGATGGGCCCGGAGGTGCTGCGTGCCTCGACCGCGGCCTGCGTGGCGCTCGGCGCCCTCGCCGTGCGCACCGGCCGCTGGACGCGCGCGGCCGGAATCGACGGGTGA
- the dnaJ gene encoding molecular chaperone DnaJ — protein sequence MARDYYGILGVERGADAAEIKRAYRKLARELHPDVNPDAGAQERFREVSAAYEVLTDPEKRRIVDLGGDPLDPRGGGGGAGDPFAGFGGFSDIMDAFFGGAGPGGGRGRGPRSRVQPGADALIRMELTLEECAAGVHRDLTVDTAVLCTQCQGSGCAEGTHPAACDTCGGSGEIQSVQRSFLGQVVTARPCPACRGFGEVIPDPCRQCAGDGRVRSRRTVSVKIPAGVAEGMRVRLAGQGEVGAGGGPAGDLYVEVEEAPHEVFTRDGSDLHCTLPLPMTAAALGTTLPLTLLDGTVQEFDIEPGTQNGTVRTLRGKGMPRLRSTGRVDGHGDLLVHIEVTVPTKLDKEQTELLRQLARLRGEEQPDLVGGARNGHGLFSRIRDTWGGR from the coding sequence GTGGCACGCGACTACTACGGGATCCTGGGCGTCGAACGCGGCGCCGACGCTGCGGAGATCAAGCGGGCGTACCGCAAGCTCGCCCGCGAGCTGCATCCGGACGTCAACCCGGACGCCGGCGCCCAGGAACGCTTCCGCGAGGTCAGCGCGGCCTACGAGGTGCTGACCGACCCGGAGAAGCGCCGGATCGTGGATCTCGGCGGGGACCCGCTGGACCCGCGCGGCGGGGGCGGCGGAGCCGGCGACCCGTTCGCCGGGTTCGGCGGCTTCAGCGACATCATGGACGCCTTCTTCGGCGGGGCGGGCCCCGGCGGCGGGCGGGGGCGCGGCCCCCGCAGCCGGGTGCAGCCCGGCGCCGACGCGCTGATCCGGATGGAGCTGACGCTGGAGGAGTGCGCCGCCGGCGTGCACCGCGACCTCACCGTGGACACCGCCGTGCTGTGCACCCAGTGCCAGGGATCCGGGTGCGCGGAGGGCACCCACCCGGCCGCCTGCGACACCTGCGGCGGGTCCGGTGAGATCCAGAGCGTGCAGCGGTCGTTCCTCGGCCAGGTCGTCACGGCCCGCCCGTGCCCGGCCTGCCGCGGGTTCGGCGAGGTCATCCCGGACCCCTGCCGGCAGTGCGCCGGCGACGGACGGGTCCGCTCCCGCCGCACCGTGTCCGTGAAGATCCCGGCCGGCGTCGCCGAGGGCATGCGGGTGCGGCTCGCCGGGCAGGGCGAGGTCGGCGCGGGCGGCGGCCCGGCCGGTGACCTCTACGTCGAGGTCGAGGAGGCCCCGCACGAGGTCTTCACCCGGGACGGCTCCGACCTGCACTGCACGCTGCCGCTGCCGATGACGGCCGCCGCGCTGGGCACCACCCTGCCGCTGACCCTGCTCGACGGCACCGTGCAGGAGTTCGACATCGAGCCCGGCACCCAGAACGGCACCGTCCGCACGCTGCGTGGCAAGGGCATGCCCCGGCTGCGCTCGACCGGCCGGGTCGACGGCCACGGCGACCTGCTCGTGCACATCGAGGTGACCGTGCCGACGAAGCTGGACAAGGAGCAGACCGAGCTGCTGCGCCAGCTCGCGCGGCTGCGCGGCGAGGAGCAGCCGGACCTGGTCGGCGGGGCCCGCAACGGGCACGGCCTGTTCTCCCGGATCCGCGACACCTGGGGCGGGCGGTGA